One genomic segment of Manis pentadactyla isolate mManPen7 chromosome 1, mManPen7.hap1, whole genome shotgun sequence includes these proteins:
- the APELA gene encoding apelin receptor early endogenous ligand codes for MRFQQFLFVLLIFIMCLLLINGQRPANLAVRRKLHRQNCLQRRCMPLHSRVPFP; via the exons ATGAGATTTCAACAATTCctttttgtacttttaatttttattatgtgtcttcttcTTATCAACGGACAGAGACCAG cTAATTTGGCAGTGAGAAGAAAATTACACAGACAGAACTGCCTTCAGAGGAGATGTATGCCTCTTCATTCACGAGTGCCCTTCCCCTGA